The genome window tgaaatctttaagcctttaggcttctagttttcgccaactggcgataattcaagctagagacctctaaattaaattatgagcatacacacaagtcctaaattatgatacggacctaccagaactgtcaaaacactgatccgagtccgtttgctcaaaatgttgatcaaagtcaactcagttgagttttaaggctctatttcacattttaatcaatttttcatataaaaattttccaaaaaattatacggactgtgcacgcaggTCGaaaaatgatgaatagtgcttttcgagtcttagaacacagaattaattatcaaatttaaagatgaccttttgggtcatcacattatatCATGGAAGAtggtcgtcatggccctcatgtaggtggcccaagcattcttcaaaccaaacggcatcatcTTGTAATaatattccccatggtgtgataaaggcagTCTTTTCGAcgtcctcttcatccatccaaataTGATGGTATCATGccaagcaatccacaaaggattggagttcatgcttggcgcagttgtcaattagtatgtgtatgttgggcagcgggaaatcatccttaggacttgttCTGTTCAAATATCGGTAATCAACACACACTCTAACTTTCCCATATTTCTTCGGAACCGGCAGAATGTTGGCTAACCAtgtcgggtattcgaccacttagaaaaccttggctttgatttgcttggtgacctcctcttttatcttcaaactcatatctggcttgaactttttgagcttttgcttcaccggtggacacatgggattggtgggtatttgtgagctactatggatgtgcttaaaccagtcatatcgtcgtaggaccatTCAAAGATTTCCTCATACTCCTTTAGGAATCTGATATACTCTTATTTCTTtaacggtgatagatgaatgcttatatgcgtttccttgactgttttggAATCCCTTAAGTTGACGGCCTtagtttcctccaaattagaatttggtttgttttcaaagtTCTCTACTTCTCTGatgatttcctcaggtattatatcatctttcGGATCCTCTGAATCGCTgtccttatgttgcattgtctcattacatgtcacagtcgtaggttcatcaggatatgtaataattatgctaaaaataatgtagaaagataataataaatatgaaaagcagtaatgcattaataaaactttaaaaatgtcaacaagtacgactcgatggctcgagtaattatttcaaaacaaaatactgaaaatgtcttaaaagctcaaaactatttgaaaataattcatgctaatttgccaagctacccaggaactcggcgAGTCCGGGAAGGTGCAGTGGTCCAATTCTTGAGAACATTTCCTTCTTCCATGgtttgaatggtaaggtcttcctcctcctcctcctcctcctcaataattgcactgcaatccatgtTTTCTTCATCTAGAAACAACTTTCTCATGCCAGCCAAAACCTCATCCTCTTCAGATCACCATATTATATTAGCCTAatggaatgtctggtgcagaggTGGTACGGGTTGTTCCAATGGATAATAAGGAGCACGCCATGGTGATGTCCAATCCTGATATTCTTCCCATGTGTATTCATATCCGAGTCCAAAAGTCGTGCCATAGTACTATGATTGtacgggtttggtgatcccctgaagctttttgccaagacccttgcctggttcagACCCCGTCCATAATAATATGCTTTCGATATTGTTGCTCCACCATCGGTCCTTTTCAATTATGTTAACTCGTTCAATGTGAtgatatgtttctccacccagcttCCTTTTATTTTCGACGACTAGAACGGTCTGGttggtgtagatggggttgctcccatctccatggatgatcacttcctgatgattccactcaaacttcatagTCTGGTGCAGATTTGAAGCCACTGCCCTGACTGCATGTATCCATAGCCATCCCACCAATAgattgtaagtagcagatatatctagcacttggaactcgacatcaaaccaagtcggacccatctgtagattgaggttgatttctccgttagtggctctctgagatccgtCGAACGCTTTCACATTCATGTTTCCCATTCGTATCTCGTACATGCCTTTACCCAATATTTTTAGAGTGGTCAACGGACATATATTCAGTCTagaacctccatctatcaagaccctggcgATGAACTTATCTTCGAAGTGCATTGTGATGTGCAATGCCCTGTTGTGACTCAAAATTTTTGGTGGTAACTCGTGTTCGTGGAAAGTGATTTTGTGGCTCTCCAATACATGTccaaccatgttagccatctctccactagtgatgccggcgggtacataagcttcgctcaacaccttcatcaaagcattTTTGTGCGTGTGTGAGTTTTGCAatagtgataagatggatatctgacCGGGGGTTTTGTTCAAGAGATCATCAGTGACAGTCTCGACAACAGGCGGCTTAGGTGCAGCTTCCTTGCTCGTTCCTCCCAGATTCTTCggtgtgtaaactctgccagttctggtcataccttgcgCGACATCTGTTTCTCccattttggcttttcccttCCTTCTTatttccgcaacataatcccatgggacgaCATCAGACTGGTAAGATGGTGTGggggctaccatcacagtgaagggtgtagctacctcaacttcaaatggcgCTTGGGTTTGAACCACAACTGGCGTGAGGGTGACCGAAGATGTTTTAGGAGCGTCTCCCTATTGAATGAGTCCAATGGACCCTTCTTGATCCCActcctcatcagtttctatcatgttcactccctcacCTGTGTGATCCGAGAAAGGGTTGTTGCGAACATTTGGTACAACTttctttgcttgtataaccttagtgtcgattAGCGTCTGAATTTTATCTTTCAACGTGTGACACTtctcaatggtatgacccttcatggatgaatgataagcacatgttttgttggggttgatccattGGGAAGGATTTTCCACAACAATAGTTGGGTGACATAACCAGTGGCCTTCAGTCTCTTatacagttgggctatgggttGAGTAATTGGGTGTATTATCTAGGAggtctgcggtcaaaatttggaCATGGCTTTGGGTAATTTTGGCGGGTgagtggaggtgaatggtaatatgtagGTTGAGTGTTATAGGTAAGGTATGCggtggcagggtattggtattttgggggtgagggttgatatatgggtggaggtgtttggtatgtgtgGGGAGACTTGGGACCCTAggctaccatcacggcacccatttccttcttctttgaaatacctcctgattgcaATGATTTATTCGTGGCCTGTAGCGCCTCAAAATTGGTTACCATACCGCTCTTAAttccttcttttattctttctcctagcttgatgatgtcggagaacttgtgattttcACTGACCATTAACCTTTCATAATATTGtggatcttgagctctaacaaagaacttgttcatttgttcttcttcaagtgctggccttacctttgcgacctctgatctccaatgagtagcatactcgcggaaggtttctgtgggcttcttcttgaggttttgaatgttgAAAATGTCTAGCGCATTTTCCaagttgaacctgaatctatccatgaaatctgatgccatactcacccaactaacccacttctttgggttttgactgatataccaagacaaggcGTCTCCCATAAGGCTTCGCATGAATAGTTTCATGCGtatttgttcattcttacccactccCACAAGCATGTCATAGTATGTTCTcagatgcaccttcggatcaccagtaccatcaaacatttcgaacttaggaggtttgtaactcTCTGGCAGTTCCACATCCGGTTGAATGCATAGGTCTtcatagtttagaccttcaaTACCCTTTCCACCTTCAACACTGTGGACTCTCCCTGTGAgattcttgagttcctctgccatgttttTAATGAGCATGTCCTTCACAGTTGACTCGGGTATGCATAAAGTTTGCtgtggggtatggggtaaggtttccacatatatcgggttgctttgatgagttccccgaacttgggtatatgggtggtCATTGGTCGAGTTTTGGGGATCGGGTACGGATTGTGGTGCATTTTGGGGgtgtgataagtagtggtttgtgggtattgagttggataatggtggtgttgttgaggtGTTGGCACTGGTGGCAGGTTAATTTTCTGGGAAAGTGCGGGATTATGATACTGGTGTGGTGCAGGAGGATTTGGTGGTGGATTTTGGTTTTGTGGGTTTTGTGGTGGCGTTTGGTTCAAGGTAGtctggttttgttggttgatctCGTGAACATTGAAAGTGGGGGAGAGGTTTGCTAGATTTCGAACCTGCTCAAGCTCGCCCTGTAGTTCTAGGATTTTTTGCTCCaaacgtaagaccaactcattctgccCCGGAGTGCTTCTGCCATCTGAAGTTTCCACGTTTTCTGCCACAGTagcattgtctttcctgatacttaaatcatccatcttcctttttcctttgcttttgcctttcaggtcgctaggtggaggacctctggatctagtgtggtatgttgatgatgttagtatacacgaaccaacctttgggaatgggaataatcaaaaaagaaaaggaaaagcaaaaggtaaccaagttagtaaggtgaaaataaaagaatgttctcagtatttaaacatgtttcacaaagtcatgcaataattcgcgtcctcattttggggacctcattgtgcctgaggtaagcctaagcgacacatagacttggagaaaattgatgccaactttgcttcatttcattaatgcgaaaataggccaaactttcactaaatcgataataataataaagtcactaaTGACATCAAGCCTTATTATATCGAAACCTAATCTAAGCTAGAAAGGAGTAAAGAAAATTACATCCTATTCTACTGGATCccagaaggaccttctccatgcttggctcttttgaccccatcaatcaggtTTTCCAGATCGCGCATATCCAGCAGCAAGTAAACTTTTGCCATATTTCCTCCTTCATTGTCGTCCATGCTTTGACAGTCCGAGAGTCTCTTTATCATTTTCCATTCTAGCTCTATCAGTCCGTGTTCCAAGTACtccaatctttctgttgactTAGTTGCAATATCcttccattcccttatcgcctccatgttcactttgtgctgctccagatgtttagcttcagactcgaacacccttttgtgTAGCCTCTTGTACTTAACTTGTGCCTCATCCACTTCGTCTATGATCATATCCTTTAGATTGACTCCTGGTTTGACGTTTTCTGCTACGTCGTCTTCCAtccatgatagatagtagtacatatgaccagcgtgatacctgtctggctcgatagtttctccttccacaatgatcttttggttcccatatatgttgcgcctcgaacttgaatggaatgacgtCTCCCTTGAAATCTGCTTTGTActagaccatgttggaaacccgaggtatgacttgtttccttctagcttgtctcattacccttataggagcgtaaaGATAGATGTCTCACAACCCATTCAGTACCAAATGAGTAGTCCCcattgacctgatgatgaactcgctactaggaaaccattcaaacatccaatatgctcgtctgtcagattgctgaagaaatgcACCCAACTTATAGCATTTCCAGGCTGTGCAAACCTGTCTAGAataaacgtcattttctttgggtgatggttggctatATAGTCATTTAATGGCCTTCACAGAAGCTGTTGACGATACTcgcccctctgaaagtgttccaacaACCAGACTTGTAGCAAtaaattacaaccctcaaagtgtctgaATCCCTGCTTGCACTGATCTAGAGcgcggtacatctcagctaaggatcatagggatgatagtgtaagtttgtccctcgaTGCCGTCCATTAAGGTCccggcgaccatggctaagcgagtatgaatccttTCTCCTTTCATTGGAAATAACAACAAACCCAAGAAGTAGACCACGAACACATAAACCCGCCGGTGCACCCATCCCAAGgaagtaatggctagttcatcatgGTGAAGAAGATATGACTTGTTATgcccataacgttcataaagaaactcaaaagggatgtatgatttatttagacagagcagttcatcattcttcttaaaacccaacattttcaggAAACCGCGGGGAGTACAATTCTTTGGTACCAGTAATctcggactatcccatggcaactTGGCGAAACCTCCTATTTtttctaggagaggagtcatttctatattgtcAAATCGGAAAACAACTTTTTTCTcgtcccagaacatggtggcgGCCTCGATCAACTCCATATTTGGTCGAACGTTCATCAAAGATGacaggtcaccaagtactctcctcaTATGATTTTTGTCACAAGGTGCAAGGTCTTTTTaccagtcaagtagcaaaggtgggatggtttggaccataccgaacctgaggatttcgtgcttcattttctgcaaacaaacaaagattagccctttccccctctaaatttgactacttacgcaataatgatcaacatgttgaCACATTTtatccaagtaatgcacataatatgatagtgtccattgggattatggaaatcccgtcggactttggacaaagttcatcttagcgggttgttacATTAACAACGCTTCAACtcatactaggtttagcatgatgcatgtacattttaaattggagtagggtttctagaagggtctagactggtactttcaagtggacaacttgagagggaaaggcacgggaccgtcgactgcaccgttgatcgactagtctaccgcaagtAAACCTTTCCAATTTAAAAAGGGTGATTTAAGGAAAGCGCGGATACTCATCAAACgccactatgttgataattggcacgagtagAGTATGATgcagagcatgctttatgcagaaataataacacattgccaagtatttgcatgataaaagtacataaaagcagtaaataaaatagtaaagtgaacatgaaaagaagaaaagaaagacaaaagaaagaaGTCAGTTTAGCTCATGAAAATGTGCGAGAACGTAATGAAGCATGTAAGGAAATAGGTATGGGAGAGTCATAATAtagcagtcttagacaagatgaaaAGAGATGGAGAGCGGTCATAGCAGACAAAAGAGagtaagggaagggatgtgcatgtcatagcaaatttaaacaaataaaggtgaataagggaggggatgtgcatgtcatagaaaattttaaaacaaacAAAGGCGAATAAAGAAAGGGAGGTGCATGTAATAGCagttttaaaacaaataaagaaaaataaaagaagtcattccacataagtcaagttcattatggtaaaagCCTAGGTGTCCCGAGCAGAGTCgacatgctgtcgcgccccattttctcgcgaaagcgggcttcgacgtgtgacaactcttttaaaagaggtattaaaagagaagagtctccacctaacgattttgaggtgcgttagggcacctatttgtaaataactctttttgactagtcaacgccaccaaagatcgggtaagggcttaaattacctcaaagagaaggtgttaggcactcttcgaggtccacaactatgggtcccggccgaactttagACTAAATGAATTATATagttaagctaggtgatcaaatagaAAGGAAGTTCAGAAGTCGTAGAGTCTtgttaaagcatataagagtcgATACAAGACCCAATAACTACGTAGGTACAAACCACGTAGATCTATGTTAAGTATGGATAACATGCACATAAACAaaaagggggtcctaagtttctTAGCCTAAAGTATCACCCCgtgaaacataaataatattttacaactcCCTTTAGGTAGGGGTTTCTCATATTTTTTAACgggtacagactatcatctcctgctacccgattactatgttgaagttgctTACTTAAAGGCATTCTAATTCATTTCTAATTGTTATCCTATACGTGCACTACCCGTCACATGCCTATggttcaggaggctttggacctactatttggtagTTCTAAACTCAACTCAGGTGctcaaatgataaaactaggtgaTAATCAAAAACATATAGGACTGCATATAATTACAATAAAAGGCTCAAATAACCTCCACACATATACAAAAAAGCACGCAGACTAATTTCTGGTTTTAGGCAGTAGAACATTTCAAAATTAAGACATAGAGTccttaagtcctataggcatgatctctatatGATTCCAACATTATACAGGTAGTGTTGTAGTTTCTGGACCAACGTATGGGCAGATTGGAGCATTACAAGTCCTATAGGCGTGATTTctaattgtttgcataataagGTAGTGAAGTCATTTGAAAACACAAGATTAGCAGCGCCAATCAACATCCTCTGTGCAGGATTTCTAACAGTTGACAAATGGACTCGATTTTGtaatactttatccctataggcatgttatctaagtGAAGCAGTACAAAACCGGACGAAGTAGTTGATTAATTAGTTATGACCATATAGTCATGGTATCTAGGTAAGTAAAGGTATTGCATTGTTGCATTCTACAAACATGTTATCTAAGAGTGTTGGATAGTAGACATGGAAACAAATGTAGCATATTTGACAAATGAAGTGAAGTGTGTGCATGATTCCTACAGGCATGCTTTTTATTAGTGTACAACACATGAAACTAAATAGCATATATGGCATGTTgaacaaaataacaaaatagACCACGTAggccctataggcatattttctactcTTTATGCAAACATTAGAATGTACCTGATTTCCCAATTTCACTAATTTCCCCAACTGTCTAGTTTATAAATTATTACAGCCCAAAATAATGAATATGAGTATAAATATTACACACTAGATAACTGCTGGCCCAAATGAAAATAACCCAGCAATGTCTGGGCCTTCAACAGATCCATTCCTACTCGAACAGCAGACCCAGATCCAAACGTATCTCAAACAAGTGGGTGTGTCATTTGCACAACCCAGGGCTATGCATGAGTTCATGCCATACCCAGTGATTACAGACAAACCACTTAGCCATATGAGCTAACGAACCACACATAGAAATCAATCGAACCACCTTGAGGTAATACCTCATAGGGATATAATTACATGATATTCAACAGGATTCACATGAAAGCAGATTGGCACTTGCATTTTTAGGAGATATGGTGACAGGATTGATCAAACAAGGGACTAAACATAAAACTAGGAGAACCAGTAGAACTTAGTCTCCACATGACATGAAAAACTAACAACATAAGTTCATAACAAGTGAAAAAGTATAACATGCGCAATATTAGCAGAGTTGGAGAGGCATATCACTTAGGTTGACATGGTAAGCACATATACACACTTAGTTTTTCAGAACAACGAGTTTATAGTGAAGCATAAGCCAAAGTTAGCCTAAAATAGATTCAAAACTGGGAGTCTAAGGCATGAAGGTCTAATAAAGTCATAGTCAGATAATGGCAATTAGACATAGTAAACAAAGAAGTAGGCATGGTCTTCGACAGACAATATGTAGCCTAGCATACTAAGTATAACACAAAGATTCCAAAGTCTAAAGAATTCATGATGAATATGAAGGTCAGGTGACACTTGAGAAGGTCAGAATTCATAATAGGCAAAGACTAGATTGTCACATAAAGGCTAGATGTTGCATTTCATCTTATAGGCTATAAGCAGTATCAAGCAACATAGGATTGGACCAAATATGGAACACGCATTAAGCTCACATTTGGCTGTCACCACAATTAGGAATTGGTCACATTTAAAGTATCGAAACACATGAGTTGGTTATCATGATAGTACAGAACAAGACAAGAAGCCAAACTTAGAACAGGTAAACATGATGGTCATTCAGGTTGGACACAATTAAGGCTAGCATATTAGGCTAAGCATCTAGGCATGACTTGCAGAGATATAGCAAATTAGGCATAAGGGATTCAACATAAATAAAGCAATTTTGAGCAAGAGTATAGTCTCACAAAGGGGTTTCAGTGCGAgaaattaaataaagttcaaCAACTATCAATTAGGTTTCAATTACGAATCAGGCAGACATCATGAATCAACTTAACTATACACATATGAGTTAACATCAAGACTTGCACATAATTGGAGCTAATGGAGCTATAGAGTAATGCTAAAATAAACAGAATCGTATATGAAATGGCATAATATCGAAATTAACTTAGAGAAATCCAGACAACACTAATGCACATAACATAAGCACAAACAGAAAAGAGTAGAATCATGATGGTACAAGGCACTTACCAGTTGCAAACAAACGAATAAAGAACGAGAAACTCAGAATCTCAGGAATAGCAGCAATTGCAGGAAAGTGATGAAAAATCCCAAACCTTCAgtacttcagagttcacaagagccttgAAACGGACTCCAAGCAGTGCTTGCACTGGAGGAAGGTTAACAGAATACAGtgtccttggctttcagccggccaaaagatTGAGCCTCGGAATAGTGTAAGAcaagaaagaataagaaagacAGTAGTAGTTTTTAGCGACTAGCGTCTGTTTaaaggggaaattggggaggAGTTTATATAGCATCAAAATTAAGTACCCAAACAAAGAAAGACAGTCGATTAAatacaaataaggaaaatataacATGCAAAATCGAttagaatcaatttaagaagaAACAGGCAAACCTTAATTTAAAACGAAGAACAAAAATGGTAAAAAATCTCACTGAATCAGACCCATAAAGTCTGGTGGTGAGTGAATATAGATGAAATATCATCTAAGTCTCGAAGATTGAG of Nicotiana tomentosiformis chromosome 7, ASM39032v3, whole genome shotgun sequence contains these proteins:
- the LOC138895399 gene encoding uncharacterized protein, yielding MAEELKNLTGRVHSVEGGKGIEGLNYEDLCIQPDVELPESYKPPKFEMFDGTGDPKVHLRTYYDMLVGVGKNEQIRMKLFMRSLMGDALSWYISQNPKKWVSWVSMASDFMDRFRFNLENALDIFNIQNLKKKPTETFREYATHWRSEVAKVRPALEEEQMNKFFVRAQDPQYYERLMVSENHKFSDIIKLGERIKEGIKSGMVTNFEALQATNKSLQSGGISKKKEMGAVMGHTIEKCHTLKDKIQTLIDTKVIQAKKVVPNVRNNPFSDHTGEGVNMIETDEEWDQEGSIGLIQ